A genomic window from Thunnus maccoyii chromosome 2, fThuMac1.1, whole genome shotgun sequence includes:
- the clrn2 gene encoding clarin-2, giving the protein MPSLWKRITFSVASVLCVGSVVLLVVALSTERWVTGRILCKTGAEIVNASHPELDQFIGDIYYGLFQGGKTKKCGLGKRRSKIYIFPKLVRTLNGGLHMIVILFLLVSVGFALVSLSFCIYNARKVPYQSIKGHKGLYLWNFIAALFGALALLCFLAAVRHHSLTERVANYRENLFVLVVLDDSLDMSFWLGVASIVTHFAICGVVAMSRIKLPKPEIKKPEEPTISSLDLLY; this is encoded by the exons ATGCCTTCGCTGTGGAAACGGATAACCTTCTCGGTGGCCTCGGTCCTCTGTGTCGGCTCGGTGGTCCTCTTGGTCGTGGCCCTATCCACGGAGCGGTGGGTCACCGGACGGATCTTGTGTAAAACCGGGGCGGAGATAGTGAACGCGTCCCATCCGGAGCTGGACCAGTTCATCGGGGACATTTATTACGGCTTGTTCCAGGGAGGGAAGACCAAGAAGTGCGGGCTCGGGAAGAGACGCTCCAAAATCTACA TTTTCCCGAAGCTTGTGCGGACGTTAAACGGCGGCCTTCACATGATAGTGATCCTCTTCCTGCTGGTGTCTGTGGGCTTTGCGCTGgtcagtctgtctttctgtatTTACAACGCGCGCAAGGTTCCTTACCAGAGCATCAAAGGGCACAAAGGACTCTACCTGTGGAACTTCATTGCTG ctctTTTTGGTGCCCTGGCCTTGTTGTGTTTCCTGGCAGCCGTGAGGCATCACAGTCTGACCGAGCGGGTGGCTAACTATCGGGAGAACCTCTTTGTCCTTGTTGTGCTGGATGACAGCCTGGACATGTCCTTCTGGCTGGGTGTGGCCAGCATTGTGACTCACTTTGCAATCTGCGGAGTGGTTGCCATGAGCCGAATAAAGCTGCCCAAACCGGAGATCAAAAAACCTGAAGAACCCACCATCTCTTCTCTGGACCTGCTCTACTGA